Within the Dryobates pubescens isolate bDryPub1 chromosome 2, bDryPub1.pri, whole genome shotgun sequence genome, the region cccacccctgtgccccctcgGCTGCCCTTGGCCCCACTGACAGTCGTGTCCACAGGGTGGACTCCATCATGCTGCTCGAGGAGGGCTTCCAGGTGACTAGCGTCGACGCCAGCGACAAGATGCTCAAGTACGCACTGAAGGAGCGCTGGGAGCGGCGCAAGGAGGAGCCCTTCGACCGATGGGGTGCGGGGGCCGCGGGGACCGGGAGGGTCGTGCAGACACCAACACCTCTCCTCGGTGCTGGGGGcctctgctctgagcccctcCCGCAGGGTGCTCAGGCCCCTTGCCTACTACCCCCTGCCTTTCTCCATGCTTAGGCCCCTCGCACGGGTGCCGCTAGCCCGGTGGCCTTGCTGCAGTGACTGTCAGGAACCTGCCAATGCCAGCTGCTTGGCAAGGCCAGGCCATGGCCTTTGCCTGCCTGTTGGCTCCAGGCTGGCTCCAAGCACCCGCTGGggccaaggagcagctgagtgatgATGGGgtgggattggggggggggggggggggggggggcttgcATGCAAGGAGGGCTGGTGGgtgggtgaggtgtccctgtcctcaTCTGCTTCCCTGTGCTTCAGTTATCGAGGAGGCCAACTGGCTCAcgctggagaaggacctggagaagcCAGGAGATGGGTTTGACGCAGTCATCTGCCTGGGCAACTCCTTCGCGCACCTGCCTGACTTCAAAGGTtaggggtggggaggtggagggggttggggggggatgTTGTGGGGGGAGAATAGCTATGCACATGTGCATGGTGCCTCCCAGCAGGCTGAGAACGTGCCCAAACTCATGTCCCAAGTGGGGCAGTGGAGTATGCGTGGTGGAGCTGTTGTCATGGCATGTCTCCAAAAAGGCCGAGACTGCGCTCTGCCTGTTCATGGCACGAGTGGGGCCGCTGGGTCCCGTGGTGGTGGAGCTGTGTGCATCTGTATCCCAGCCCTGGCAAGGCTGGAGCCCACCCCAGACTTGTTACAAGTGGAGTGAGTGGTGGGTTCCCCACGTGGCATGCTTTGCCCCAGTGAAGCTAAGAATGTGTCTGAGCTTATCCTGTGTCTGGGCTTGTGGGTTCTTCAAGCTAGGCCcatgaggggctggggtggaggTGAGAGGGGCAACGCTCTGTCTCTCTGTGTGGGTGAGATTGGGGccccatgggagatgctgtggGGTATGGCTAGTGCCTGGGGATGCCATGGTATCCTCCCCAGGGGACCAGAGTGACCACAAGCTGGCCCTGAGGAACATTGCCAGCATGGTGCGGCCTGGAGGTGTCCTGGTCATCGACCATCGCAACTACGATCACATTCTGGCCACAGGCTGCGCCCCACCCGGCAAGAACATCTACTACAAGGTAGGTTGCTGATGGACCCTGTGCTGGCCCTTTGGCCCCAAGGCCAGGGGTGGAGTGTGCAGAGCAAGGGCCAGACCCAGGCTGGGGGCCGCCACGTCCCCACAGAGCACTGACGTCCTCCTGCGGTCCCCAGAGCGACCTGACCAAGGACATAAccacctcagtgctgctggtgaaCAACAAGGCACATATGGTGACCCTGGACTACACGGTGCAAGTGCCTCCCACTGAGGCAGGGGCAGACCCAGAGCTGAGGTGAGAGGGGCCGGGGGGTGGCTCCCAGCAGGGCGGTGGGGAcaggcctggtgctgggcagagctttCCCTGCAACCCCCTCTCCATTGCCTCCGTGCAGCAAGTTTCGGCTCTCGTACTACCCCCACCGGCTGGAGGCcttcacagccctgctgaaagGTGCCTTCCAGGGGAAGTGCCAGCACAGCGTCCTGGGGGACTTCCAGCCCTACACACCAGGACAGGCCCACGTCCCCTGCTACTTCATCCACGTCGTGAAGAAGACAGCCTGAGGGGGTGGGCACAGAGATGAGACTGTGGTGGCTgactgcagcaagcagccctgGGAACGAGCAGAAGGCTGGGGGCCACCTGGAGTCCCCCTCCCCTTAATGAAGAGCAGTCGTGAGAGCTACTGGAGCCCGtggtctgtgtgtctgtctgtgggcaggagctggagcatggGGGATGGCTGCAGCCCCCTCAAGCATTTTGGGAAAGAGCATAGGGTGGGTGCAGGCACAGCTTCCACCCAAGCCCCTGCATGCCTGGGGTGTGGGGTTTGGAGCTCCCCTGGAAGCAGAGCTAAGGTGGGGCTGCGTATCCCTGccaagcccccagcagcacctctcacagggctgtgctgcaaccaactttctccctccctctctgcagccaggcactTGACATGTCTGTCCCATCCACGGTGCCCACCCTGGGTGGGGAGGCTCCACACCCACCAGTGCttttgctgtggctgcagctgcctcctcgCCCGCCCTGGGGCAGAGGTCGTGGTCAGAGGGAGTAGTGCTGCGgtcaggcacagctctgcccgaACAAGCTCAggtgccagagctggagcagcagggctgaaggcaCACGTCAGCTGGGCCCTGCTGGAGGAGAACCAGCCCTTCAGGGAGGAGCTTGGTGGGGAGCTGGTCCCTGACAGGCTTGGCTCAGGGATGCGAgtgccagcaggctgggtgccagcagcagcgaggcagagCAACCACCCCTGGGGTGGTCTTAGCTTAACGTGGACTACCCCAGCAGTTGGCA harbors:
- the GNMT gene encoding glycine N-methyltransferase, with product MVDSVYRTRSLGVAAEGLPDQYADGRAARVWQLYIGDIRGRTAEYRSWLLALLRQHRCRSVLDVACGTGVDSIMLLEEGFQVTSVDASDKMLKYALKERWERRKEEPFDRWVIEEANWLTLEKDLEKPGDGFDAVICLGNSFAHLPDFKGDQSDHKLALRNIASMVRPGGVLVIDHRNYDHILATGCAPPGKNIYYKSDLTKDITTSVLLVNNKAHMVTLDYTVQVPPTEAGADPELSKFRLSYYPHRLEAFTALLKGAFQGKCQHSVLGDFQPYTPGQAHVPCYFIHVVKKTA